The nucleotide sequence AAGGCTCACTAAGACTCGATACTCTGGAAGCTTCTCTAAAAGGTGGAGACGAAGGGGAAGCTATTGTTCCCGGCAAGATAGAAGATAGTATCTTAATAGAAAGAATTGGGTTGCCACACGATGATGACGACATCATGCCTCCCAAAGGTGAACCCCTCAATAAAACCCAAATTGAGGCGATGAAGCAATGGATTAAGGCTGGCGCAAAATGGCCAAAAGCATTGACTTTAAAAGATAAGAGTACTGATGGCAAAAAAATCAGCTCGGAAAAGACTGCTCATATCATGCGTGGAATTGGTCACCGTATTCTTACTGCAGGAAATGGAAAAATTGCCATCCTTGATAAATACGGAAAAATTGAATGGCAGTATAAAATTGGTCCACATCATGACCTCCATTATTTGGCTAATGGCAATATCCTGACACAACGCAACATGCAAGAAATTATCGAAATCCATCCAAAAAGCCATAAAATCATTTGGACTTATAATGCCGGACTCATGAATGGCAACAAGGGAAAACGAGTTGAAATCCACGCTTTCCAAAGATTAGAAAACGGCCACACCATGATTGTCGAAAGTGGCACGGCACGAATCATAGAAGTCGATTCCAAAGGAAAAATCCACAAAGAGATCAAACTTAAAGTCAATCATCCTCATCCTCACAAAGATACACGCCTCGCACGAAAATTAGAGAACGGTCATTACCTCGTCTCCCATGAAGGCGATGGATTTATTCGCGAATATGATCCACAGGGAAAAGTCGTTTGGGAATATCAGATTCCACTCTTTGGCAAAGCTAAAAAAGGTGGGCATGGCCCTGACGCTTGGGGCAATAGTAGCTTCGCCTGCCTAAGATTAAAAAATGGTAATACTTTAATCGCCACTGGCAATGGCCATTCCGTTCTAGAAGTAAGTCCCGAAAAAGAAATTGTCTGGCACCTCAAGCAAAATGACATCCCAGGCGTCACTCTGGCTTGGGTCACCACTCTACAAGTTCTCGAGAATGGTAATTATGTCATTGGTAATTGCCATGCAGGTCCTGAGAATCCGCAAATTATTGAAATAACGCGTGACAAAGAACTCATTTGGCAATTCAAAGATTTCCCTGGATTTGGCAATAGCGTTTCCAACTCACTCATTATAAAAGATCAAAAAGCTGACGAGAAATTCTTCGCCGAGAAAGTTCATCCCATTCTCGAAAAGAACTGTTTCGAATGTCATGGCCATGATGAAAAACACATGAAATCTGATTTCTGGCTAGCTTCACGGGTGGATCTACTCAAAGGTGGAGATCTCGGTATGGCTGTTAATTTACAAAAACCTGCGCAATCACGTCTGCTTCACTTCATCAATCATCTCGATCCCGAAATGAAGATGCCTTTCAAAAAGAAAAAACTTATGGATTCCGAAATCGCTATTCTTACTGAATGGATTCAGCGTGGAGCTCCTTATCAGCAAGATTTAGAACACGTGCTCGTCAAAAAGAACGAAGTCAATGAACACACGAAAAAGTTTTGGGCCTATCAGCCTGAAAAAATGCCTGCTATTCCCAAAGTTAATAATGAACAATGGGCGAGTAATAATATCGATAAGTTCATCTTAGCAAAGTTAGAGAACAAGGGACTTAGTCCGGCTGAAAAAGCCGATAAACAAACACTTATTCGTCGTGCTTATTACGACCTCATTGGCTTAGCCCCTTCTCAAAAACAGATTGATGACTTCATTGCCGACAAATCACCCCAAGCTTTCGAGAAAGTTCTAGACCAACTGCTCGCCTCCAAACACTACGGAGAAAAATGGGGCCGTCACTGGCTTGACCTCGTTCGTTATGCCGAAACTAATGGCTATGAACGCGATGGCAATAAACCCCAAGCATGGCAGTACCGTCAATGGGTTATTGATGCTTTTAATAAGGATAAGGGCTATGACCAAATGATCATGGAACAACTCGCTGGTGATGAACTTGATAATCCAACTCGCGAAACTATCACCGCTACAGGCTATTACCGCTTGGGAGTTTTTGATGATGAACCCGCCGATAGATTGCAGTCCATTTACGATGGCTATGATGATGTATTAAAAACGACTACAGAAGTTTTCATGGGCATGACCGTGGGCTGTGCTCGTTGTCACTCACACAAAATCGATCCTATCCCCATGGAAAATTATTACGGAATGCTGGCATTTTTTCACAATATCAAACCCTATTCACGTAGTGGACATGAAAACAGTATATTAAGCAATGTCATTAGCCCAGAGCGTAAAAAACAAGTGGAAAGTCAAAACGTCAAAATTAACACTAAGCGCCAAGTCGTCCTTAAAGAAGTTGCCCAAATCGAACAGCAATTAGCTCTAAAAAGCCAAGCTTCAAAGTCCGACATCCGCAAGCTGAAATTTCGTTTCTATCGCTCTACCTGGAGTAAACTTCCCGATTTTGACATGATTAAAGCTGAAGAAGAAGGTCTTGTTGAAAGTGGCTTTTTCGATATTTCTCAAGCCTCACGTAAAACTGCTTTCGGCTACGTTTTTGAGGGCAAATTACAAGTTGCCAAAAAAGGTATTCACACCTTCTATTTAAATTCAGATGATGGCGCACGCCTGACTATCAATGGTAAACAAATCATTGAGTTCGATGGTATTCATGGTTTTTCAAAAAAAGATCATGCAAACAACTTTTCACTCACGGCTGGTGAACACGATATAAAACTAGAATATTTCCAAAATATCGGAGGCTTAGGTCTCAAAGTTATGTGGAGTGGTCCTGGATTTAAAAATCGTCATCTCTCCCTACCCGAAAATAGTTTAAATGCCAAGAGCTTAGCGAAAGTAATCAAAGTACAAGGAAAACAAATCCTCGGTCAAGAGAGATTTGCCCACTACAATAAACTCAAGCATCAACTCAACACGACGCTTAAGCTCATCACTGTCGCTGAATATGTGCTCGCGGTTAGAGAAAAAGGAAATAAAGCAGGAAAAACTCATCTACTCATTCGGGGAAGTGCCCATGCTAAAGGTGCTGTTATAGAACCACATTTCCCAATAATCCTCACTGATACCCAAGCACAGATTAAGGCGACACCACATTCAAGTGGCCGCCGTCGTGCCTTAGCTGAATGGCTCGTCAATGAGAGTCCTATGACATCCAAAGTGATGGTCAATCGCATTTGGCAATATCACTTCGGGCGAGGAATTGTGCGTAGTGCTAATGACTTTGGTAACTTAGGTGACCGCCCTACTCACGAAAATCTCCTTCATTACCTCTCAGTTACCTTTAGGGAAAATGATTGGAGCTGGAAAAAAATGCATAAACACATCATGCTCAGTTCCTCTTATCAAATGAGTTCTAAGGCCAATAAAAAAGCTCTTAAAATGGATCCTCGAAACAATCTGTTTTGGCGCTTTAATATGCGTCGCCTTACTTCCGAAGAAGTTCGCGACTCGATCTTGGCGGCAACCGGTAAGCTCAATCTGAATTATGGTGGTTCTAGTGTCTATCCCAAAATTAGTGATGAAGTACTTGCTAGTCAATCTAAAATCACCTGGCCTACACGCTTAGACAAAGATCCTAATCATCAATACCGACGCTCAGTTTATACTTTCACCAAGCGCTCACTTATTCTTCCTGTTATAGAAAGTTTTGATGGTGCGACGACTGACTCTTCCTGCGCGGTTCGTTTTCAAACAACCACGCCAACGCAATCATTGAGCATGATTAATTCTGATTTTATTAATCAAGCTGCAGATGATTTTCACCAAAGACTTAAAAAAGATGCCGGTGATTCTGAAATTAAGAAGATTCAACTCGCGTGGCAACTCATTACATCTTCCCAAGCGACGCCAGATGAAATCAAAATCGCCCAAGATTTTATTTCTACATTCACCAAGGATAATGGCAACAATGATAAGGCATGGCAACAATTCTGTCTAATCATGCTCAACCTCAATGAATTTATTTATCTAGATTAAGGAGCTCACATTATGAATAGAAGAAATTTCCTCCGCGATATGGGTGCTGGTTTCACCTCATTAGCACTAGCCGACATGCTCACTAAAGATGGTTTTTTAAATTCGACTGCCCATGCTGCCGATGGTTCTGCTTGGCAAAATCCCCTCTTAGAAAAAGCTCCGATGTTTGCTCCGAAAGCCAAATCAGTAATCTTCCTATTTATGTATGGTGGTCCTTCACAAGTCGATACCTTTGACTACAAACCCCTGCTCTATAAACTCGATGGTAAAGATATCCCGATTAAAACTCATGGTCGCGGTGGTCACAAAAACACCGGGCGTGTCGTTGGTCCTAAGTGGGACTTCAAACAACATGGCAAGAGTGGTCAATGGGTCTCCGATCTCTTTCCCCACTTGGCTAAACATGTCGACGATATTGCTTTCATTAAGTCCATGCAGGCCGATTCCCCAATTCACGGCTCTGCTATGCTTCAAATGAATTCAGGGCAAATCATTTCTGGTAATCCCACTATGGGCTCTTGGGTTAATTATGGTCTCGGTTCCGTTAACCAAAACCTGCCCGGTTATGTCGTTATGCTCGATTCTAAAGGTGGCCCTATTAGTGGTGCAAAAAACTGGACTTCCGGTTATATGCCTGCCTCATATCAAGGTACTATGATGCGCTCCAAGGGTGCGCCAATTCTTGACCTAAATCCTCAAAAAGGAATGAGCCGCGATCAACAACGCATCATGCTCGATAGTCTGAAAAAATATAACTCTCAACACCTCGCTGATCGCGTTGATAACTCAAATCTAGCGGCTCGAATATCCTCTTATGAACTCGCCTTCAACATGCAAAAGCATGCTCCAGAAGCGGTTGATTGGCAGAGTGAAAGTAAAACAACTAAAGAAATGTACGGAATCAATGATTCATACACAGAAGAATTTGGTACCAAATGCCTTATGGCTCGTCGCATGGTTGAACGTGGTGTACGCTTTGTTCAACTCTATGCAGGTGGCGGCCACAATGATGATAACTGGGATGCCCATGGCGATCTCGTTAAAAATCATACGCATCATTGCCGCAGAACAGATCTTCCGATTGCTTCGCTTCTGCAAGATCTTAAACAACGTGGATTACTGGATGAAACCCTCGTTGTTTGGGGTGGTGAATTCGGCCGTCAGCCAACTGCGGAATACGCAAAAGGTACCGGTCGCGATCACAATGCTAAGGGCTTCACCATGTGGATGGCCGGAGGTGGTATCAAGGGCGGTGTCTCAGTGGGCGAGACGGATGAGCTCGGTAACGAAGCAGTAGTCGACCCCTTTCATGTCAATAACATGCATGCAACCATTCTACAACTTATGGGTCTCGACCCCAACGCCCTTAATTATTTCTATGGTGGACTCGACCGCAAACTCGTTGGCGTCGAACATACCAAGCCCATTCATCAGATC is from Lentisphaera profundi and encodes:
- a CDS encoding DUF1553 domain-containing protein is translated as MKLTSLLAYTTITSSLFAVDFHKDIKPILESQCIKCHGPKKDKGSLRLDTLEASLKGGDEGEAIVPGKIEDSILIERIGLPHDDDDIMPPKGEPLNKTQIEAMKQWIKAGAKWPKALTLKDKSTDGKKISSEKTAHIMRGIGHRILTAGNGKIAILDKYGKIEWQYKIGPHHDLHYLANGNILTQRNMQEIIEIHPKSHKIIWTYNAGLMNGNKGKRVEIHAFQRLENGHTMIVESGTARIIEVDSKGKIHKEIKLKVNHPHPHKDTRLARKLENGHYLVSHEGDGFIREYDPQGKVVWEYQIPLFGKAKKGGHGPDAWGNSSFACLRLKNGNTLIATGNGHSVLEVSPEKEIVWHLKQNDIPGVTLAWVTTLQVLENGNYVIGNCHAGPENPQIIEITRDKELIWQFKDFPGFGNSVSNSLIIKDQKADEKFFAEKVHPILEKNCFECHGHDEKHMKSDFWLASRVDLLKGGDLGMAVNLQKPAQSRLLHFINHLDPEMKMPFKKKKLMDSEIAILTEWIQRGAPYQQDLEHVLVKKNEVNEHTKKFWAYQPEKMPAIPKVNNEQWASNNIDKFILAKLENKGLSPAEKADKQTLIRRAYYDLIGLAPSQKQIDDFIADKSPQAFEKVLDQLLASKHYGEKWGRHWLDLVRYAETNGYERDGNKPQAWQYRQWVIDAFNKDKGYDQMIMEQLAGDELDNPTRETITATGYYRLGVFDDEPADRLQSIYDGYDDVLKTTTEVFMGMTVGCARCHSHKIDPIPMENYYGMLAFFHNIKPYSRSGHENSILSNVISPERKKQVESQNVKINTKRQVVLKEVAQIEQQLALKSQASKSDIRKLKFRFYRSTWSKLPDFDMIKAEEEGLVESGFFDISQASRKTAFGYVFEGKLQVAKKGIHTFYLNSDDGARLTINGKQIIEFDGIHGFSKKDHANNFSLTAGEHDIKLEYFQNIGGLGLKVMWSGPGFKNRHLSLPENSLNAKSLAKVIKVQGKQILGQERFAHYNKLKHQLNTTLKLITVAEYVLAVREKGNKAGKTHLLIRGSAHAKGAVIEPHFPIILTDTQAQIKATPHSSGRRRALAEWLVNESPMTSKVMVNRIWQYHFGRGIVRSANDFGNLGDRPTHENLLHYLSVTFRENDWSWKKMHKHIMLSSSYQMSSKANKKALKMDPRNNLFWRFNMRRLTSEEVRDSILAATGKLNLNYGGSSVYPKISDEVLASQSKITWPTRLDKDPNHQYRRSVYTFTKRSLILPVIESFDGATTDSSCAVRFQTTTPTQSLSMINSDFINQAADDFHQRLKKDAGDSEIKKIQLAWQLITSSQATPDEIKIAQDFISTFTKDNGNNDKAWQQFCLIMLNLNEFIYLD
- a CDS encoding DUF1501 domain-containing protein yields the protein MNRRNFLRDMGAGFTSLALADMLTKDGFLNSTAHAADGSAWQNPLLEKAPMFAPKAKSVIFLFMYGGPSQVDTFDYKPLLYKLDGKDIPIKTHGRGGHKNTGRVVGPKWDFKQHGKSGQWVSDLFPHLAKHVDDIAFIKSMQADSPIHGSAMLQMNSGQIISGNPTMGSWVNYGLGSVNQNLPGYVVMLDSKGGPISGAKNWTSGYMPASYQGTMMRSKGAPILDLNPQKGMSRDQQRIMLDSLKKYNSQHLADRVDNSNLAARISSYELAFNMQKHAPEAVDWQSESKTTKEMYGINDSYTEEFGTKCLMARRMVERGVRFVQLYAGGGHNDDNWDAHGDLVKNHTHHCRRTDLPIASLLQDLKQRGLLDETLVVWGGEFGRQPTAEYAKGTGRDHNAKGFTMWMAGGGIKGGVSVGETDELGNEAVVDPFHVNNMHATILQLMGLDPNALNYFYGGLDRKLVGVEHTKPIHQIMA